The following proteins come from a genomic window of Populus nigra chromosome 6, ddPopNigr1.1, whole genome shotgun sequence:
- the LOC133697974 gene encoding cullin-3A-like isoform X2 has translation MVLHKFGEKLYNGLVATMTSHLREISKSVEAAQGDSFLEELNRKWNDHNKALQMIRDILMYMDRTYIPSTHKTPVHELGLNLWRDNIIHSSKIQTRLQNTLLELVHRERTGEVIDRGLMRNIVKMLMDLGSSVYQEDFEKPFLEVSAEFYRGESQKFIECCDCGDYLKKAEKRLNEEIERVTHYLDSKSEVKITNVVEKEMIANHMLRLVHMENSGLVNMLLDDKYEDLGRMYNLFRRVPNGLSTIREVMTSHLRETGKQLVTDPERLKDPVEFVQRLLDEKDKYDSIISNAFNNDKTFQNALNSSFEYFINLNARSPEFISLFVDDKLRKGLKGVSEEDVEIILDKVMMLFRYLQEKDVFEKYYKQHLAKRLLSGKTVSDDAERSLIVKLKTECGYQFTSKLEGMFTDMKTSQDTMQGFYASHLELGDARTLVVQVLTTGSWPTQPGVTCNLPAEMSALCEKFRSYYLGTHTGRRLSWQTNMGTADVKATFGKGGQKHELNVSTYQMCVLMLFNNAERLSYKEIEQATEIPAADLKRCLQSMACVKGKNVLRKEPMSKDIGEEDVFFVNDKFTSKFYKVKIGTVVAQKESEPEKQETRQRVEEDRKPQIEAAIVRIMKSRRVLDHNNIITEVTKQLQSRFLANPTEIKKRIESLIERDFLERDSVDRKLYRYLA, from the coding sequence ATGGTGCTCCACAAATTTGGCGAGAAGTTGTATAATGGTCTGGTTGCTACTATGACTTCACATTTAAGAGAAATATCAAAATCTGTTGAGGCTGCTCAAGGGGATTCGTTCTTGGAGGAGCTGAACAGGAAATGGAATGATCATAACAAAGCATTGCAAATGATCAGGGACATATTGATGTATATGGATAGAACATATATTCCAAGTACGCATAAAACCCCTGTTCATGAACTTGGGCTTAACTTGTGGAGGGATAACATTATACACTCCAGCAAAATTCAGACAAGGCTTCAAAATACACTTCTTGAACTGGTTCACAGGGAACGGACTGGTGAAGTTATTGACCGAGGTTTGATGAGGAACATTGTCAAGATGCTAATGGATCTAGGCTCTTCTGTTTACCAAGAAGACTTTGAGAAGCCATTTCTTGAGGTTTCAGCCGAGTTTTATAGGGGTGAATCTCAGAAGTTCATTGAGTGCTGTGATTGTGGTGATTATCTGAAGAAAGCTGAGAAACGTTTAAATGAAGAGATAGAGAGAGTGACTCATTATTTGGATTCCAAGAGTGAAGTCAAGATAACTAATGTGGTGGAGAAGGAGATGATTGCTAACCACATGCTGAGACTAGTCCACATGGAGAATTCAGGCTTGGTAAACATGCTTCTTGATGATAAATATGAAGACTTGGGACGGATGTACAACCTGTTCCGCCGGGTTCCTAATGGTCTTTCAACAATAAGAGAAGTGATGACTTCTCACCTCAGGGAGACTGGCAAGCAACTTGTTACTGATCCAGAAAGGTTGAAGGATCCAGTGGAATTTGTTCAGCGTTTGTTGGATGAAAAAGACAAGTACGATAGCATCATAAGCAATGCATTTAACAATGACAAGACATTCCAGAATGCTTTGAACTCCTCTTttgaatatttcattaatttgaaTGCTCGTTCTCCTGAGTTCATTTCATTGTTCGTGGATGACAAACTACGCAAAGGTCTAAAAGGAGTTAGTGAGGAGGATGTGGAGATCATTCTTGACAAGGTGATGATGTTGTTCCGCTATTTGCAGGAGAAAGATGTATTCGAAAAGTATTACAAGCAGCATTTGGCTAAGCGGCTGTTGTCAGGGAAAACGGTCTCTGATGATGCGGAGAGAAGTTTGATAGTCAAACTTAAGACAGAATGTGGATACCAGTTCACTTCGAAATTAGAAGGCATGTTTACGGACATGAAAACCTCCCAGGATACAATGCAAGGGTTTTATGCAAGCCACCTGGAGCTAGGGGATGCACGGACACTGGTTGTTCAGGTTTTGACAACAGGGTCTTGGCCCACTCAACCTGGTGTTACATGCAACCTGCCTGCAGAAATGTCAGCACTATGTGAGAAGTTCAGGTCATATTACCTTGGGACCCATACTGGTCGGAGATTGTCATGGCAAACTAATATGGGCACAGCAGACGTTAAAGCAACCTTTGGGAAGGGTGGTCAGAAGCACGAGTTGAATGTCTCCACTTACCAAATGTGTGTTCTCATGCTGTTTAATAATGCTGAGAGGCTTAGCTACAAAGAGATTGAGCAGGCAACTGAGATTCCTGCCGCAGACTTGAAGAGGTGCTTGCAATCCATGGCTTGTGTGAAGGGAAAGAATGTTCTTCGCAAAGAACCCATGAGTAAAGACATTGGTGAGgaagatgttttttttgttaatgacaAATTCACAAGCAAATTCTATAAGGTGAAGATAGGAACTGTAGTTGCACAGAAGGAATCAGAACCTGAAAAGCAGGAGACGCGGCAGAGAGTAGAGGAGGACCGGAAGCCTCAGATAGAAGCTGCAATAGTTAGGATTATGAAGTCGAGGAGGGTATTGGATCACAACAATATAATCACTGAGGTCACAAAGCAGTTGCAGTCACGTTTCCTAGCGAACCCCACAGAGATTAAGAAAAGGATTGAATCCCTTATAGAACGAGATTTCTTGGAGAGGGATAGTGTGGACAGAAAACTGTATCGATATCTTGCTTAA
- the LOC133697976 gene encoding uncharacterized protein LOC133697976, with product MASVPLLSPSTTAAASCRTSSSLTHQLLHLSSKVPFHTFPARNHRLITKLNVSSPTNKPATSTTSKKPIEEIIFFDGGAHYGDLLANLLLGFTLLWLPLTLAAVSRAFYLRYRFTNLRVTVISGLTGQDRSDFSYKVIKDVQVVPRFIGEWGDVVITLKDGTKVDLRSVPKFREIAKYCLSMAEKPLVMKEDSTGPRGF from the coding sequence ATGGCATCTgttcctctcctctctccctcTACCACCGCCGCCGCTTCCTGCAGAACCTCCTCCTCCCTTACCCACCAGTTGCTTCATCTTTCCTCCAAGGTCCCATTCCATACCTTCCCCGCAAGAAATCACCGACTAATCACCAAGCTTAACGTGTCCTCCCCCACCAACAAACCTGCCACCTCCACCACTTCGAAAAAACCCATTGAAGAAATCATCTTTTTCGACGGCGGAGCCCACTACGGTGACCTCCTGGCCAACCTGCTACTGGGCTTCACTCTTCTCTGGCTGCCATTGACTCTAGCTGCAGTTTCAAGGGCATTTTATCTTAGATACAGGTTCACCAACCTGAGGGTGACAGTTATCTCAGGGCTAACGGGTCAAGATAGGAGTGATTTCTCCTACAAGGTGATAAAAGATGTTCAGGTTGTGCCACGTTTCATAGGTGAATGGGGTGATGTAGTTATTACTTTGAAAGATGGTACTAAAGTGGATCTCAGGAGTGTTCCTAAATTCAGAGAAATTGCCAAGTATTGTCTCTCTATGGCCGAGAAGCCTCTGGTTATGAAGGAGGATAGTACAGGACCCAGAGGGTTTTAA
- the LOC133695836 gene encoding transcription factor MYB124-like isoform X1: MQASNKWRKNACGNHEEESKKKERHIVTWTQLEDDILRQQISLNGTENWAIIASKFKDKTTRQCRRRWYTYLNSDFKKGGWSPEEDMLLCEAQKIFGNRWTEIAKVVSGRTDNAVKNRFSTLCKKRAKYEALAKENKSTHINLNNKRIMLQHGLNGDGAPESDPPIKKIRKSHIHGLAGNCNFGDRSHPQCGNQQPRPPFAVLAQNLHNVNVASQHHVSGVKEVSIDVQNSMIQRTFFKKDDPKITALMQQAELLSSLALKVSEENTDQSLENAWKVLQDFLNRSKENVHGQKICDIDFKLDDFKDLIEDLRSSNDGSRPSWRQPGLYEESPASSEYSTGSTLLPYPAPDKTEQTQAEIGALHKDIEIEMQMVRIDEENFVGACGKEIISSADITQVEMFPSCDEQTKNDIVVSASSSTEFSSPLQVTPLFRSLAAGIPSPKFSESERNFLLKTLGVESPCPGPSINPLQPPLCKRALLQSL; this comes from the exons ATGCAAGCTTCAAACAAGTGGAGGAAGAATGCTTGTGGAAATCATGAAGAAGAATCGAAGAAGAAGGAGAGACACATAGTCACATGGACTCAACTG GAAGATGATATACTTCGGCAGCAGATCAGCCTCAATGGGACTGAAAA TTGGGCTATCATTGCTTCTAAATTCAAGGATAAAACCACAAGACAATGCAGAAGAAG ATGGTACACATATCTGAACTCCGATTTCAAGAAAGGCGGATGGTCACCAGAGGAAGACATGCTCTTGTGCGAG gcacaaaaaatatttggaaacaGATGGACAGAAATTGCAAAGGTTGTTTCAGGCAG AACGGATAATGCTGTTAAGAACCGTTTCTCCACGTTGTGCAAGAAGAGAGCAAAATACGAGGCTTTAGCAAAAGAGAACAAAAGCACACATATCAACTTAAATAACAAAAGAATCATGTTACAGCATGGGTTAAATGGAGACGGAGCACCAGAAAGTGATCCTCCAATTAAGAAGATAAG GAAGTCCCACATCCATGGTCTTGCAGGAAATTGCAACTTTGGAGACAGATCACACCCACAATGTGGAAATCAGCAACCTAGACCCCCATTTGCAGTGTTGGCCCAAAACCTTCACAATGTTAACGTGGCTTCCCAACATCATGTCAGTGGTGTCAAGGAGGTCTCCATTGATG TTCAAAACAGTATGATTCAGAGAACATTTTTCAAAAAGGATGATCCAAAGATAACTGCTCTAATGCAACAAGCAGAGCTTCTCAGCTCACTTGCACTGAAAGTTAGTGAAGAAAATACAGACCAGAGTCTGGAAAATGCTTGGAAG GTTCTCCAAGATTTCCTGAATCGGAGCAAAGAAAATGTACATGGACAAAAAATCTGTGACATTGATTTTAAACTTGATGATTTTAAAGACCTGATAGAGGATCTAAGGAGTAGTAATGATGGAAGTCGACCATCTTGGAG GCAACCTGGTTTATATGAGGAGTCTCCAGCCAGTTCTGAATACAGTACAGGATCAACTCTATTGCCATACCCAGCCCCTGACAAAACAGAACAAACTCAAGCTGAGATTGGTGCACTGCATAAggatattgaaattgaaatgcaAATGGTTCGTATTGACGAAGAAAATTTTGTGGGTGCATGTGGTAAAGAAATTATTTCCAGTGCAGATATAACCCAAG TGGAGATGTTTCCATCCTGTGATGAGCAAACAAAAAACGACATAGTTGTTTCTGCCTCATCGAGTACAGAGTTCAGTTCCCCTCTTCAAGTTACCCCACTTTTCAGATCCTTAGCAGCAGGAATTCCCAGCCCAAAATTTTCAGAGAGT GAGAGAAACTTCCTACTAAAAACACTTGGAGTGGAGTCCCCTTGCCCTGGTCCAAGCATCAATCCTTTGCAACCACCACTCTGCAAACGAGCACTTCTGCAGAGTCTATAG
- the LOC133697974 gene encoding cullin-3A-like isoform X1, translating into MSNQKKRNFQIEAFKHRVVVDPKYADKTWKILEHAIHEIYNHNASGLSFEELYRNAYNMVLHKFGEKLYNGLVATMTSHLREISKSVEAAQGDSFLEELNRKWNDHNKALQMIRDILMYMDRTYIPSTHKTPVHELGLNLWRDNIIHSSKIQTRLQNTLLELVHRERTGEVIDRGLMRNIVKMLMDLGSSVYQEDFEKPFLEVSAEFYRGESQKFIECCDCGDYLKKAEKRLNEEIERVTHYLDSKSEVKITNVVEKEMIANHMLRLVHMENSGLVNMLLDDKYEDLGRMYNLFRRVPNGLSTIREVMTSHLRETGKQLVTDPERLKDPVEFVQRLLDEKDKYDSIISNAFNNDKTFQNALNSSFEYFINLNARSPEFISLFVDDKLRKGLKGVSEEDVEIILDKVMMLFRYLQEKDVFEKYYKQHLAKRLLSGKTVSDDAERSLIVKLKTECGYQFTSKLEGMFTDMKTSQDTMQGFYASHLELGDARTLVVQVLTTGSWPTQPGVTCNLPAEMSALCEKFRSYYLGTHTGRRLSWQTNMGTADVKATFGKGGQKHELNVSTYQMCVLMLFNNAERLSYKEIEQATEIPAADLKRCLQSMACVKGKNVLRKEPMSKDIGEEDVFFVNDKFTSKFYKVKIGTVVAQKESEPEKQETRQRVEEDRKPQIEAAIVRIMKSRRVLDHNNIITEVTKQLQSRFLANPTEIKKRIESLIERDFLERDSVDRKLYRYLA; encoded by the exons ATGAGCAATCAAAAGAAGAGGAATTTCCAGATAGAGGCGTTTAAACACCGGGTCGTGGTGGATCCGAAATACGCCGATAAGACCTGGAAGATTTTGGAGCACGCTATCCATGAGATTTACAATCATAATGCTAGTGGTCTCAGTTTCGAAGAGCTCTATAG AAATGCCTACAACATGGTGCTCCACAAATTTGGCGAGAAGTTGTATAATGGTCTGGTTGCTACTATGACTTCACATTTAAGAGAAATATCAAAATCTGTTGAGGCTGCTCAAGGGGATTCGTTCTTGGAGGAGCTGAACAGGAAATGGAATGATCATAACAAAGCATTGCAAATGATCAGGGACATATTGATGTATATGGATAGAACATATATTCCAAGTACGCATAAAACCCCTGTTCATGAACTTGGGCTTAACTTGTGGAGGGATAACATTATACACTCCAGCAAAATTCAGACAAGGCTTCAAAATACACTTCTTGAACTGGTTCACAGGGAACGGACTGGTGAAGTTATTGACCGAGGTTTGATGAGGAACATTGTCAAGATGCTAATGGATCTAGGCTCTTCTGTTTACCAAGAAGACTTTGAGAAGCCATTTCTTGAGGTTTCAGCCGAGTTTTATAGGGGTGAATCTCAGAAGTTCATTGAGTGCTGTGATTGTGGTGATTATCTGAAGAAAGCTGAGAAACGTTTAAATGAAGAGATAGAGAGAGTGACTCATTATTTGGATTCCAAGAGTGAAGTCAAGATAACTAATGTGGTGGAGAAGGAGATGATTGCTAACCACATGCTGAGACTAGTCCACATGGAGAATTCAGGCTTGGTAAACATGCTTCTTGATGATAAATATGAAGACTTGGGACGGATGTACAACCTGTTCCGCCGGGTTCCTAATGGTCTTTCAACAATAAGAGAAGTGATGACTTCTCACCTCAGGGAGACTGGCAAGCAACTTGTTACTGATCCAGAAAGGTTGAAGGATCCAGTGGAATTTGTTCAGCGTTTGTTGGATGAAAAAGACAAGTACGATAGCATCATAAGCAATGCATTTAACAATGACAAGACATTCCAGAATGCTTTGAACTCCTCTTttgaatatttcattaatttgaaTGCTCGTTCTCCTGAGTTCATTTCATTGTTCGTGGATGACAAACTACGCAAAGGTCTAAAAGGAGTTAGTGAGGAGGATGTGGAGATCATTCTTGACAAGGTGATGATGTTGTTCCGCTATTTGCAGGAGAAAGATGTATTCGAAAAGTATTACAAGCAGCATTTGGCTAAGCGGCTGTTGTCAGGGAAAACGGTCTCTGATGATGCGGAGAGAAGTTTGATAGTCAAACTTAAGACAGAATGTGGATACCAGTTCACTTCGAAATTAGAAGGCATGTTTACGGACATGAAAACCTCCCAGGATACAATGCAAGGGTTTTATGCAAGCCACCTGGAGCTAGGGGATGCACGGACACTGGTTGTTCAGGTTTTGACAACAGGGTCTTGGCCCACTCAACCTGGTGTTACATGCAACCTGCCTGCAGAAATGTCAGCACTATGTGAGAAGTTCAGGTCATATTACCTTGGGACCCATACTGGTCGGAGATTGTCATGGCAAACTAATATGGGCACAGCAGACGTTAAAGCAACCTTTGGGAAGGGTGGTCAGAAGCACGAGTTGAATGTCTCCACTTACCAAATGTGTGTTCTCATGCTGTTTAATAATGCTGAGAGGCTTAGCTACAAAGAGATTGAGCAGGCAACTGAGATTCCTGCCGCAGACTTGAAGAGGTGCTTGCAATCCATGGCTTGTGTGAAGGGAAAGAATGTTCTTCGCAAAGAACCCATGAGTAAAGACATTGGTGAGgaagatgttttttttgttaatgacaAATTCACAAGCAAATTCTATAAGGTGAAGATAGGAACTGTAGTTGCACAGAAGGAATCAGAACCTGAAAAGCAGGAGACGCGGCAGAGAGTAGAGGAGGACCGGAAGCCTCAGATAGAAGCTGCAATAGTTAGGATTATGAAGTCGAGGAGGGTATTGGATCACAACAATATAATCACTGAGGTCACAAAGCAGTTGCAGTCACGTTTCCTAGCGAACCCCACAGAGATTAAGAAAAGGATTGAATCCCTTATAGAACGAGATTTCTTGGAGAGGGATAGTGTGGACAGAAAACTGTATCGATATCTTGCTTAA
- the LOC133695836 gene encoding transcription factor MYB124-like isoform X2 has protein sequence MQASNKWRKNACGNHEEESKKKERHIVTWTQLEDDILRQQISLNGTENWAIIASKFKDKTTRQCRRRWYTYLNSDFKKGGWSPEEDMLLCEAQKIFGNRWTEIAKVVSGRTDNAVKNRFSTLCKKRAKYEALAKENKSTHINLNNKRIMLQHGLNGDGAPESDPPIKKIRKSHIHGLAGNCNFGDRSHPQCGNQQPRPPFAVLAQNLHNVNVASQHHVSGVKEVSIDVQNSMIQRTFFKKDDPKITALMQQAELLSSLALKVSEENTDQSLENAWKVLQDFLNRSKENVHGQKICDIDFKLDDFKDLIEDLRSSNDGSRPSWRQPGLYEESPASSEYSTGSTLLPYPAPDKTEQTQAEIGALHKDIEIEMQMVRIDEENFVGACGKEIISSADITQGEKLPTKNTWSGVPLPWSKHQSFATTTLQTSTSAESIANLSELSRIKNTASPLYLAFNCPGPYGIC, from the exons ATGCAAGCTTCAAACAAGTGGAGGAAGAATGCTTGTGGAAATCATGAAGAAGAATCGAAGAAGAAGGAGAGACACATAGTCACATGGACTCAACTG GAAGATGATATACTTCGGCAGCAGATCAGCCTCAATGGGACTGAAAA TTGGGCTATCATTGCTTCTAAATTCAAGGATAAAACCACAAGACAATGCAGAAGAAG ATGGTACACATATCTGAACTCCGATTTCAAGAAAGGCGGATGGTCACCAGAGGAAGACATGCTCTTGTGCGAG gcacaaaaaatatttggaaacaGATGGACAGAAATTGCAAAGGTTGTTTCAGGCAG AACGGATAATGCTGTTAAGAACCGTTTCTCCACGTTGTGCAAGAAGAGAGCAAAATACGAGGCTTTAGCAAAAGAGAACAAAAGCACACATATCAACTTAAATAACAAAAGAATCATGTTACAGCATGGGTTAAATGGAGACGGAGCACCAGAAAGTGATCCTCCAATTAAGAAGATAAG GAAGTCCCACATCCATGGTCTTGCAGGAAATTGCAACTTTGGAGACAGATCACACCCACAATGTGGAAATCAGCAACCTAGACCCCCATTTGCAGTGTTGGCCCAAAACCTTCACAATGTTAACGTGGCTTCCCAACATCATGTCAGTGGTGTCAAGGAGGTCTCCATTGATG TTCAAAACAGTATGATTCAGAGAACATTTTTCAAAAAGGATGATCCAAAGATAACTGCTCTAATGCAACAAGCAGAGCTTCTCAGCTCACTTGCACTGAAAGTTAGTGAAGAAAATACAGACCAGAGTCTGGAAAATGCTTGGAAG GTTCTCCAAGATTTCCTGAATCGGAGCAAAGAAAATGTACATGGACAAAAAATCTGTGACATTGATTTTAAACTTGATGATTTTAAAGACCTGATAGAGGATCTAAGGAGTAGTAATGATGGAAGTCGACCATCTTGGAG GCAACCTGGTTTATATGAGGAGTCTCCAGCCAGTTCTGAATACAGTACAGGATCAACTCTATTGCCATACCCAGCCCCTGACAAAACAGAACAAACTCAAGCTGAGATTGGTGCACTGCATAAggatattgaaattgaaatgcaAATGGTTCGTATTGACGAAGAAAATTTTGTGGGTGCATGTGGTAAAGAAATTATTTCCAGTGCAGATATAACCCAAG GAGAGAAACTTCCTACTAAAAACACTTGGAGTGGAGTCCCCTTGCCCTGGTCCAAGCATCAATCCTTTGCAACCACCACTCTGCAAACGAGCACTTCTGCAGAGTCTATAGCAAACCTCTCTGAACTATCTCGTATAAAGAACACGGCTAGCCCATTATATCTGGCCTTTAATTGCCCTGGACCGTATGGCATTTGTTGA